In a genomic window of Sinorhizobium meliloti:
- a CDS encoding carbon-phosphorus lyase complex subunit PhnI translates to MYVAVKGGEAAIANAHRLLADRRRGDRTLPAITIEQVVEQLGLAVDRVMAEASLYDRALAALAVRQARGDMIEAIFILRAYRTTLPRFGYSEPVDTAKMKVERRVSATYKDLPGGQLLGPTFDYTHRLLDPSLIGEQPVDEPALKEPGEHVMRVSDILDGEGLIEGDGQMPEAHVAGDLTREPMEFPMARDLRLQALARGDEGFLLALAYSTQRGYGRTHPFVGEVRIGEVEVELELPELGFAVSLGVIRVTECQMVNQFKGSAKQPPQFTRGYGLVFGQSERKAMSMSLVDRALRTDEFDEDIVAPAQDQEFVISHADNVQATGFVEHLKLPHYVDFQAELDLVRRMRREHDAAQPGGRDGMKEAAE, encoded by the coding sequence ATGTATGTAGCCGTCAAGGGCGGAGAAGCCGCCATTGCCAATGCTCACCGGCTGCTGGCCGACCGCCGGCGCGGCGACCGGACGCTGCCCGCGATCACCATAGAACAGGTCGTCGAGCAGCTCGGGCTCGCGGTCGACCGCGTGATGGCCGAGGCCTCGCTTTACGACCGTGCGCTTGCGGCGCTTGCCGTGCGCCAGGCGCGCGGCGACATGATCGAGGCGATCTTCATCCTGCGCGCCTACCGCACGACCCTTCCGCGCTTCGGCTATTCCGAACCGGTCGACACCGCGAAAATGAAGGTCGAACGGCGCGTCTCGGCCACCTACAAGGACCTCCCCGGCGGCCAGCTGCTCGGCCCCACCTTCGACTATACGCACCGGCTTCTCGACCCGTCGCTCATCGGCGAACAGCCGGTCGATGAGCCGGCGCTCAAGGAGCCGGGCGAACATGTCATGCGCGTCTCCGACATTCTCGACGGCGAAGGCCTGATCGAGGGCGACGGCCAGATGCCGGAAGCTCACGTGGCGGGCGACCTGACGCGCGAGCCGATGGAATTTCCGATGGCGCGCGATCTCCGCCTGCAGGCGCTTGCCCGTGGCGACGAGGGATTCCTGCTGGCGCTCGCCTACTCCACGCAACGCGGCTATGGCCGCACGCATCCCTTCGTCGGCGAGGTCAGGATAGGCGAGGTCGAGGTCGAACTGGAGCTGCCGGAGCTGGGCTTTGCCGTTTCACTTGGGGTCATCCGCGTTACCGAATGCCAGATGGTCAACCAGTTCAAAGGCTCGGCCAAGCAGCCGCCGCAATTCACCCGCGGCTACGGACTCGTCTTCGGCCAGAGCGAGCGCAAGGCGATGTCGATGTCGCTGGTCGATCGGGCTCTCCGGACCGACGAATTCGACGAGGACATCGTCGCCCCCGCCCAGGATCAGGAATTCGTCATCTCGCATGCCGACAACGTCCAGGCGACCGGCTTCGTCGAACATCTGAAGCTGCCGCATTACGTCGACTTCCAGGCCGAGCTCGACCTGGTCAGGCGCATGCGCCGGGAACACGACGCCGCCCAGCCCGGCGGCAGGGACGGCATGAAGGAGGCCGCCGAATGA
- a CDS encoding alpha-D-ribose 1-methylphosphonate 5-phosphate C-P-lyase PhnJ has translation MNDLATYNFAYLDEQTKRMIRRAILKAIAIPGYQVPFASREMPMPYGWGTGGVQVTASILGPDDVLKVIDQGADDTTNAVSIRAFFQKVADVAVTTRTTEATIIQTRHRIPEEQLREGQTLVYQVPIPEPLRFLEPRETETRKMHALEEYGLMHVKLYEDIARNGHIATTYAYPVKVEDRYVMDPSPTPKFDNPKMHMSEALQLFGAGREKRIYAVPPYTEVVSLDFEDHPFEVQKFDKPCALCGAENVYLDEVVLDDKGGRMFVCSDTDHCEDRRAHGHAGAMLAPAAKESQEAAV, from the coding sequence ATGAACGACCTCGCAACTTACAACTTCGCCTATCTGGACGAGCAGACGAAGCGGATGATCCGCCGCGCGATCCTGAAGGCGATCGCCATCCCGGGCTATCAGGTGCCCTTCGCCTCCCGCGAAATGCCCATGCCCTATGGCTGGGGCACCGGCGGCGTGCAGGTGACCGCCTCCATCCTCGGGCCCGACGACGTGCTCAAGGTGATCGATCAGGGCGCCGACGACACGACGAACGCCGTTTCGATCCGCGCCTTCTTCCAGAAGGTCGCCGATGTCGCCGTCACCACGAGGACGACGGAGGCGACGATCATCCAGACGCGGCACCGTATTCCCGAGGAGCAACTGAGAGAGGGGCAGACGCTCGTCTACCAGGTGCCCATTCCGGAACCGCTGCGCTTCCTCGAACCGCGCGAAACCGAGACGCGCAAGATGCATGCGCTCGAGGAATACGGGCTCATGCATGTGAAGCTCTACGAGGACATCGCCCGCAACGGCCATATCGCCACGACCTACGCCTATCCTGTGAAGGTCGAGGACCGTTACGTGATGGACCCCTCGCCGACGCCGAAATTCGACAATCCGAAGATGCATATGTCGGAGGCCCTCCAGCTCTTCGGCGCCGGCCGGGAGAAGCGCATCTATGCGGTGCCACCCTATACCGAGGTCGTCAGCCTCGATTTCGAGGATCACCCCTTCGAGGTCCAGAAATTCGACAAGCCCTGCGCCCTTTGCGGCGCCGAGAACGTCTATCTCGACGAGGTCGTGCTCGACGACAAGGGCGGGCGCATGTTCGTCTGCTCCGACACCGACCATTGCGAGGATCGCCGGGCGCACGGCCATGCCGGTGCCATGCTCGCCCCCGCCGCGAAAGAAAGCCAGGAGGCTGCAGTATGA
- the phnH gene encoding phosphonate C-P lyase system protein PhnH, whose amino-acid sequence MKAKSQIYSGAFADPVFEAQSVFRSLMDCFARPGTVGRLSTAAAPPAPLGEASGAVALTLCDHDTPVWLSPALSKSSAPKWIAFHTGAGVTEAKDEARFAFFEKDAAVPGFDQFSLGTQEYPDRSTTLVVEVEALEGGQPLIGRGPGIKNGIVIAPKGLPDVFLDLWAANRAIFPRGIDLVLTAREAVLCLPRTTKLERE is encoded by the coding sequence ATGAAGGCCAAATCGCAAATCTATAGCGGCGCCTTCGCCGATCCTGTCTTCGAGGCGCAGTCCGTGTTCCGCAGCCTGATGGACTGCTTCGCCCGCCCGGGTACCGTCGGCCGGCTTTCCACTGCTGCAGCCCCTCCGGCGCCACTCGGAGAGGCAAGCGGAGCTGTCGCGCTCACGCTCTGCGACCACGACACGCCGGTCTGGCTATCGCCGGCGCTCTCCAAATCCTCCGCGCCGAAGTGGATCGCGTTTCACACCGGCGCGGGCGTCACCGAGGCGAAGGACGAAGCCCGCTTTGCCTTCTTCGAGAAGGACGCGGCTGTGCCGGGCTTCGACCAGTTCTCCCTCGGCACGCAGGAATATCCCGACCGTTCCACCACGCTCGTCGTCGAGGTGGAAGCGCTCGAGGGCGGGCAGCCGCTGATCGGCCGGGGACCGGGAATCAAGAACGGGATCGTCATCGCACCGAAGGGCCTGCCCGACGTGTTCCTCGACCTCTGGGCCGCCAACCGGGCGATCTTTCCACGCGGCATCGATCTCGTCCTGACGGCGCGCGAGGCAGTGCTTTGCCTGCCGCGCACCACCAAACTCGAGCGGGAGTAA
- the phnK gene encoding phosphonate C-P lyase system protein PhnK, with protein MSAVPLLKVSDVSKFYGSRIGCRNVSFELYPGEVLAIVGESGSGKTTLLSCLSTRLMPTSGIVEYHMRDGQYRDLARMSEAERRFLMRTDWGFVHQNPADGLRMTVSAGANVGERLMAVGDRHYGNIRAAAGDWLRRVEIEEDRIDDQPRAFSGGMRQRLQIARNLVTSPRLVFMDEPTGGLDVSVQARLLDLVRGLVHDLGLAAVIVTHDLAVARLLSHRMMVMKDGAVIEQGLTDRVLDDPREPYTQLLVSSILQV; from the coding sequence ATGAGCGCCGTGCCGCTTCTGAAAGTCAGTGACGTTTCGAAATTTTATGGAAGTCGCATCGGCTGCCGCAACGTCTCCTTCGAGCTCTATCCGGGCGAGGTGCTCGCCATCGTCGGCGAATCCGGCTCGGGGAAGACCACGCTGCTCTCCTGCCTCTCGACCCGGCTGATGCCGACATCCGGCATCGTCGAATATCACATGCGCGACGGCCAGTACCGGGATCTTGCGCGCATGAGCGAGGCCGAGCGTCGCTTTCTGATGCGCACCGACTGGGGCTTCGTGCATCAGAACCCGGCAGACGGGCTGAGGATGACGGTGTCGGCCGGTGCCAATGTCGGCGAGCGCTTGATGGCGGTCGGCGACCGGCACTACGGAAATATCCGCGCGGCGGCAGGCGACTGGCTGAGGCGCGTGGAAATCGAAGAGGACCGGATCGACGATCAGCCGCGCGCCTTCTCCGGCGGCATGCGCCAGCGCCTGCAGATCGCCCGCAATCTGGTCACCTCGCCCCGCCTCGTCTTTATGGACGAGCCGACCGGCGGCCTCGACGTCTCGGTGCAGGCACGCCTGCTAGATCTGGTTCGCGGCCTCGTCCACGACCTCGGCCTTGCGGCGGTCATCGTCACCCACGACCTCGCCGTGGCGCGCCTCCTTTCGCACCGGATGATGGTGATGAAGGACGGCGCCGTCATCGAACAGGGTCTGACCGACCGAGTGCTCGACGATCCGCGCGAGCCCTACACGCAACTCCTCGTTTCCTCGA